A DNA window from Brassica napus cultivar Da-Ae chromosome A4, Da-Ae, whole genome shotgun sequence contains the following coding sequences:
- the BNAA04G03780D gene encoding uncharacterized protein BNAA04G03780D, translating to MADSSSASYIHMVHHMIEKCLIFNMSKEECVEALFKHANITPVITSTVWKELEKENKEFFKAYEERQSKQEQMSEEETTQLIQKIISDSSKESDD from the exons ATGGctgattcttcttctgcttcttacaTTCACATG GTGCACCACATGATAGAGAAATGTTTGATCTTCAACATGAGCAAAGAAGAGTGCGTGGAAGCTCTCTTTAAGCATGCAAATATCACTCCTGTCATCACCTCAACTG TTTGGAAAGAGCTGGAGAAAGAGAACAAGGAGTTCTTCAAGGCCTATGAAGAGAGGCAAAGCAAACAAGAGCAAATGTCGGAGGAAGAGACAACCCAGTTGATCCAGAAGATAATATCGGATTCATCTAAAGAATCCGACGACTGA
- the LOC106445343 gene encoding dirigent protein 24 codes for MAKAFSLTILTFLLIASNVYSARLLDEVEPQPQLVPAIPDEEDENPPVATTTPTTTQPPIPIPLPGPATGGHVPVLEFFMHDVLGGSHPSARVVTGIVAQTEVNGIPFSKSNNNIFPVDNAVPLVNANNINNIINPNTAPLLTGLSGSQANTVIQNTNGNSQGSLSSNNLPFVTAGQLPPAAALQQLMFGTITVVDDELTEGHELGSAIIGRAQGFYIASSLDGTSQTLSLTVLFHGEHDHHDMLDDAISFFGVHRTASHASHIAVVGGTGKFEHAKGYAVVETLHNQEDQHVTDGRDTILHFSIYLTYYKA; via the coding sequence ATGGCTAAAGCTTTTAGCCTAACGATCTTGACCTTCCTCTTGATAGCCTCAAATGTTTACTCCGCTAGACTTCTCGATGAGGTCGAACCTCAGCCGCAATTAGTCCCTGCCATACCGGACGAGGAGGATGAAAATCCACCAGTCGCAACAACAACTCCAACAACAACACAACCTCCAATACCAATTCCCCTTCCAGGACCAGCCACGGGCGGACATGTACCAGTCCTAGAGTTCTTTATGCATGACGTGCTAGGCGGGTCACATCCGTCAGCACGTGTAGTCACTGGCATAGTAGCACAAACCGAGGTGAACGGAATACCATTCTCTAAATCCAACAACAACATTTTTCCAGTAGATAATGCTGTACCACTTGTAAACGCAAACAACATCAATAATATAATCAACCCAAACACGGCTCCACTCCTCACAGGACTAAGTGGCTCTCAAGCCAACACCGTCATACAAAACACTAACGGTAACTCTCAAGGTTCCCTCAGCTCCAACAACCTTCCTTTTGTAACCGCAGGTCAACTCCCTCCCGCAGCTGCTCTTCAGCAGCTCATGTTCGGTACCATCACCGTGGTCGATGATGAGCTCACTGAGGGTCATGAGCTAGGCTCTGCGATTATTGGTAGAGCACAAGGGTTCTATATAGCTAGTTCATTGGATGGAACTAGCCAGACCCTTTCCTTGACCGTGTTGTTCCATGGAGAGCATGATCATCATGATATGCTCGATGATGCCATTAGTTTCTTTGGGGTCCACAGAACCGCTTCTCATGCCTCGCATATTGCTGTTGTGGGTGGGACTGGGAAATTCGAGCATGCTAAAGGGTATGCTGTCGTGGAGACACTGCACAACCAGGAAGACCAACATGTTACTGATGGTCGTGATACTATTCTCCATTTCAGCATTTATCTTACATACTACAAAGCTTGA
- the LOC106447932 gene encoding caffeoylshikimate esterase-like isoform X2 yields MAYIDGQVGYSEEFIENSRGMQLLTCKWFPVNQEPRALIFFCHGYAIDCSTTFKDVASKFAKEGFGVYGIEYEGHGRSGGLNVYIDDFDLLINDVYSHFSKIAEMGENPKKKKFLMGESMGGAVVLLLHRKKPEFWEGAILIAPMCKIAEEMKPPKPVISMMNLVIHLIPSWKSILPGPDIINLAIKQPHKRQEIKDNPNCYIGRPRMKTMSELFRVSLDLENRLHEVTMPFIVLHGEDDKVTDKEASKLLYEVASSNDKTLKLYPEMWHSLLFGEPLKKSEIVFNDIVQWMETRINTLQVNANNNHEAKSQI; encoded by the exons ATG GCTTATATTGATGGGCAAGTCGGATATAGCGAG GAATTTATCGAGAATTCAAGGGGAATGCAACTCCTAACTTGCAAATGGTTTCCAGTAAATCAAGAACCAAGAGCTCTCATTTTCTTTTGCCATGGCTACGCAATTGATTGCAGCACCACCTttaaag ATGTTGCATCTAAGTTTGCAAAAGAAGGATTTGGTGTGTATGGAATTGAATATGAAGGGCATGGAAGATCAGGTGGCCTCAATGTCTACATTGATGACTTCGATCTTCTCATCAATGATGTCTACTCACATTTCTCCAAAATAGCTG AAATGGGAGAAaacccaaagaagaagaagtttttgATGGGAGAATCAATGGGTGGAGCAGTAGTTCTTCTCTTGCACCGCAAGAAACCGGAGTTTTGGGAAGGAGCTATCCTTATTGCTCCTATGTGTAAG ATTGCTGAAGAGATGAAACCACCAAAACCAGTTATATCTATGATGAACTTGGTCATACATCTGATCCCATCATGGAAGTCGATACTTCCAGGACCTGATATCATTAACCTGGCTATTAAACAGCCGCATAAGAGACAAGAG ATTAAAGATAATCCAAATTGCTATATTGGGAGGCCTCGCATGAAGACGATGAGCGAGCTTTTTAGAGTAAGCCTTGATCTAGAGAATCGGTTGCACGAG GTGACAATGCCATTCATTGTATTGCATGGAGAAGATGATAAAGTTACGGATAAAGAAGCTAGCAAACTGCTTTATGAGGTGGCTTCCTCCAATGATAAGACTCTGAAGCTGTATCCTGAAATGTGGCATAGCCTTCTTTTCGGGGAGCCTTTGAAGAAGTCAGAGATTGTATTCAATGACATTGTCCAATGGATGGAGACAAGAATCAATACTCTTCAAGTGAATGCCAATAACAACCATGAAGCAAAATCTCAAATCTGA
- the LOC106447932 gene encoding caffeoylshikimate esterase-like isoform X1, giving the protein MAYIDGQVGYSEEFIENSRGMQLLTCKWFPVNQEPRALIFFCHGYAIDCSTTFKDVASKFAKEGFGVYGIEYEGHGRSGGLNVYIDDFDLLINDVYSHFSKIAEMGENPKKKKFLMGESMGGAVVLLLHRKKPEFWEGAILIAPMCKVNRFTHIITSSIISYKSRIINISNYNCDERQIAEEMKPPKPVISMMNLVIHLIPSWKSILPGPDIINLAIKQPHKRQEIKDNPNCYIGRPRMKTMSELFRVSLDLENRLHEVTMPFIVLHGEDDKVTDKEASKLLYEVASSNDKTLKLYPEMWHSLLFGEPLKKSEIVFNDIVQWMETRINTLQVNANNNHEAKSQI; this is encoded by the exons ATG GCTTATATTGATGGGCAAGTCGGATATAGCGAG GAATTTATCGAGAATTCAAGGGGAATGCAACTCCTAACTTGCAAATGGTTTCCAGTAAATCAAGAACCAAGAGCTCTCATTTTCTTTTGCCATGGCTACGCAATTGATTGCAGCACCACCTttaaag ATGTTGCATCTAAGTTTGCAAAAGAAGGATTTGGTGTGTATGGAATTGAATATGAAGGGCATGGAAGATCAGGTGGCCTCAATGTCTACATTGATGACTTCGATCTTCTCATCAATGATGTCTACTCACATTTCTCCAAAATAGCTG AAATGGGAGAAaacccaaagaagaagaagtttttgATGGGAGAATCAATGGGTGGAGCAGTAGTTCTTCTCTTGCACCGCAAGAAACCGGAGTTTTGGGAAGGAGCTATCCTTATTGCTCCTATGTGTAAGGTGAACAGATTCACACATATCATTACTTCATCCATCATATCTTATAAATCAAGAATCATAAACATATCCAATTACAATTGTGATGAGAGACAGATTGCTGAAGAGATGAAACCACCAAAACCAGTTATATCTATGATGAACTTGGTCATACATCTGATCCCATCATGGAAGTCGATACTTCCAGGACCTGATATCATTAACCTGGCTATTAAACAGCCGCATAAGAGACAAGAG ATTAAAGATAATCCAAATTGCTATATTGGGAGGCCTCGCATGAAGACGATGAGCGAGCTTTTTAGAGTAAGCCTTGATCTAGAGAATCGGTTGCACGAG GTGACAATGCCATTCATTGTATTGCATGGAGAAGATGATAAAGTTACGGATAAAGAAGCTAGCAAACTGCTTTATGAGGTGGCTTCCTCCAATGATAAGACTCTGAAGCTGTATCCTGAAATGTGGCATAGCCTTCTTTTCGGGGAGCCTTTGAAGAAGTCAGAGATTGTATTCAATGACATTGTCCAATGGATGGAGACAAGAATCAATACTCTTCAAGTGAATGCCAATAACAACCATGAAGCAAAATCTCAAATCTGA